The segment GACTTGGGCGCGCCGAGCAGGATATAGATCCGGCCCATGTCCGATTTCCAGCCCGGGGCGGGGGATTCCTTGCCGAACCACTGGTTGGCGTACTGGATGCGCCGGTGGTGCTCGATCATGAATTCGTTCTCAGGGGTGTTGGGATTGGGATCGCGCTGTTTCCAGAAAGCCTTGATGAACGCATCGCGCTCGAGGTCGCTCGACAGTTGCAGGAACACCTCTTTTTCCTTTTCGGCGATGATGTAAACGACTTCCTCGGTGAGCCAGGTCTTGTACCGGGGAGAGAGCTGTTTGATCAGCGCCCTTTCAGAAACGGCAGGCAACAGGAGGACGAGAATCAGGACCACGGGCAGCCAAAGCGTTCGTTTCATCATTTCCTCGCAATGGATCAATAAAAAGAAGTCATTATAGCATGCAAGATTTCCTTTAGCAAGCCATCAGGACCGGGGCTTGGCCGGCACTGAAAAAGCGCATCATTTAAAAATCCGCCTTCGCTTTATGAAGAAAACGCGCCGGCACGGTGGTTGACACACCCGGCCGATTGGACTATAATCGGCTGGATGGCCGCTCCAGCGAAAAACAACTCCCAGGCCTCGCGACGACGCCGAGCTCAATGGCGCCGCCCGATTTTTCCCCTGGCCATAGCCGCCGCCATTATCGCCCTGGGCGTGGTCCTTTTTGGCCCGAGTGGGAAGCGTCACATTCACAAGCGCAAGCTGCAAGGCTGCAACGTCATCCTGATCACCCTGGACACCACCCGGGCCGACTACCTGAGCTGCTATGACGCGGACCATGTGCCAACGCCCAACCTCGATGCCCTGGCCGCAGCGGGGACCATCTTTGACCGCTGCATCTCCCAGGTGCCGCTGACCCTGCCGGCCCATACCACAATCCTTTCCGGCAGCTACCCCGCTTTCCACCAGGTGCGCGACAACGGCAGCTTCGTCGTCCCGGAGGGGCTGGAGCTTCTGTCCGAGACGCTGCGTCGTCGGGGTTTTGCGACCTCCGCTTTCATTTCGGCCTACGTCCTCCATCGGAAATGGGGGCTGAATCGGGGCTGGGACTACTACGGCGACAGCTTCCGCTTCAGCAAACTGAAGACCGTCTCGTTGAGCAACATCCAGAAGCTGGCCGGCGATGTGCTGCCCGAGGCCGAGGCCTGGCTGGAAAAGAACGGAAAACGAAGGTTCTTTTCATGGATCCACCTCTACGACCCGCATGCGCCGTACACGCCGCCGGAGCCATTCGCCTCCTTGTACCGCAGCAATCCCTATGCGGGCGAAGTGGCCTACATGGACGCCGAGCTGGGCAAGTTTTTCTCGTTCCTCAAGGCGCGCGGTCTCTGGGACAACACCCTGATCGTGGCGGCGGGGGACCACGGTGAAATGCTCGGCGAACACGGCGAAAACGCGCACGGCTTTTTCGTCTACGAGGCCGCGGTGCACGTGCCGCTGATCGTTCGCTCGCCCTGGCGATTGCCGGCGCGCCGGGTGGCGACGACGGTCGAGCTCGTGGATATCGTGCCCACGATTCTGGAGGCGTTGGGCATCGCCCCCGGAAAAACCCAGCAGGGCAAGTCGCTGCTGCGGTTGGCTTTTGGCGATGAGAGCGAGGGGTTCGGTCAAGCCCTGTGCGAGACATGGTATCCCCGGCTGCATTACGGCTGGTCGGAGCTGACGGCCATCTACCAGGACGGGTA is part of the Candidatus Aminicenantes bacterium genome and harbors:
- a CDS encoding sulfatase-like hydrolase/transferase → MAAPAKNNSQASRRRRAQWRRPIFPLAIAAAIIALGVVLFGPSGKRHIHKRKLQGCNVILITLDTTRADYLSCYDADHVPTPNLDALAAAGTIFDRCISQVPLTLPAHTTILSGSYPAFHQVRDNGSFVVPEGLELLSETLRRRGFATSAFISAYVLHRKWGLNRGWDYYGDSFRFSKLKTVSLSNIQKLAGDVLPEAEAWLEKNGKRRFFSWIHLYDPHAPYTPPEPFASLYRSNPYAGEVAYMDAELGKFFSFLKARGLWDNTLIVAAGDHGEMLGEHGENAHGFFVYEAAVHVPLIVRSPWRLPARRVATTVELVDIVPTILEALGIAPGKTQQGKSLLRLAFGDESEGFGQALCETWYPRLHYGWSELTAIYQDGYKFIEAPQEELYDLANGGMAEDDNLWLKKSAIGKKIKKNLQDFQARIARGSLSSTTQAALSREDRQKLAALGYLSTVVDTTEKTGLPDPKTKIQVYNDITRVRDLEQDGRIDQAIVLMNGILARDPEIVDGHSLLGNLYYTEKRFPEALAAYRQVIRQKANDNFAMVDVVNTLMAMKQLDQAEKEIHAFRAIFPKDATFLRLLGQVAEQRQRPDEALAWFQKALILDPKYAEVYLKMGEILFQRQDLAGAEKCLAKAQEINPDLSKVAFIRAQVADACGDLELARKSYLRELEINEKNVGAAFNLAQVCKKLGRMDDALRFLRMTTEIDPGFNLPFFIIARTNFDSRQNL